Proteins found in one bacterium genomic segment:
- a CDS encoding TolC family protein, with protein MKSALMYDSSFILHNSSFQKWWPLLTAGAYFFLAALAFSESEGAGRSLPVSDSSAQVWKINPIATASALDIDRTPAPTTATLRPRLELTVKEAILMTLEGNPSFRIERLNAAITKTREAEQRSVFDPQLRAGYSASRKRDRTSPSSGAASPETRTDETSANIALSEFLPTGTEISLGASTDRSLSDLYGDQHTTRAGLTVTQALLKGAGLGANLADLRQARLDTLTSHYELRAFAEALVADVEGTYWDFALAQREIEIFTDSLKLAEQQLQETQERIKLGLLAEMELAAAKAEVALRREDLINARSNLEITRLRLLQLASPPGPGPWDREVVIKNAPAVPEAHLDSVEAQIKVALKMRPDLNQARLQVERGELEIAKTKNGLLPKLDLFISLGKTGYANSFKDSAENLDDNYYEVLAGLTLEYSLGSRANRAAHKQSILSRSLANEAIANLTRLIQLDVRSAYIEVNRAKEQVAATLATRQLKQEVHRAEVEKFRVGRSTSFLVAQAQRDLVESQISEISSVVNYLKSLVALYRVEGSLLDRRGIFVPGKEAVGLE; from the coding sequence ATGAAAAGCGCTCTAATGTATGACTCATCCTTCATCCTTCATAATTCATCCTTCCAGAAATGGTGGCCATTGCTGACCGCTGGCGCCTATTTCTTTCTCGCGGCGCTCGCCTTCTCAGAATCGGAGGGCGCCGGGCGATCGCTGCCCGTCAGCGACAGCTCAGCGCAGGTCTGGAAAATCAATCCAATTGCCACGGCCTCAGCTCTTGATATCGACCGGACGCCCGCGCCTACGACTGCCACCCTGCGTCCCAGGCTTGAGCTTACTGTGAAGGAGGCGATCCTGATGACGCTGGAAGGTAATCCGTCGTTCCGAATAGAGCGGCTGAATGCAGCGATCACAAAGACGCGCGAGGCAGAACAGCGATCCGTGTTTGACCCGCAGCTGAGAGCTGGCTATTCAGCCTCACGCAAGCGTGATAGGACTTCGCCGAGCTCCGGAGCGGCTTCTCCAGAGACCAGGACGGACGAGACAAGCGCCAATATCGCGCTTTCTGAGTTTCTGCCTACGGGCACCGAGATCAGCCTGGGCGCCTCCACTGACCGGTCTTTGTCTGATCTTTACGGCGATCAACACACGACCAGAGCGGGCCTTACGGTCACCCAGGCCCTCCTGAAGGGAGCAGGATTGGGGGCCAACCTCGCGGACCTCCGTCAGGCCCGGTTGGATACGCTGACCTCCCATTACGAGCTTCGCGCTTTCGCCGAGGCCCTCGTCGCGGACGTTGAGGGCACCTACTGGGACTTCGCGCTCGCGCAGCGCGAGATCGAGATATTCACCGATTCGCTAAAACTTGCCGAACAGCAGCTGCAAGAGACACAGGAGAGAATCAAGCTCGGACTGCTGGCAGAAATGGAACTGGCTGCCGCCAAGGCCGAGGTGGCGCTTCGCAGGGAGGACCTTATTAACGCGCGCAGCAACCTGGAGATAACCCGTCTGCGTCTGTTGCAGCTAGCAAGCCCGCCGGGGCCCGGTCCCTGGGACCGAGAAGTTGTCATCAAGAATGCCCCGGCAGTGCCGGAAGCGCATCTTGATAGCGTGGAGGCGCAGATAAAAGTCGCCCTGAAAATGCGGCCGGACCTGAACCAGGCCCGGCTTCAGGTCGAGCGCGGCGAGCTCGAGATTGCCAAGACAAAAAACGGCCTCCTGCCAAAACTTGACCTGTTCATTAGCCTGGGCAAGACGGGTTATGCCAATTCGTTCAAGGATTCTGCCGAGAACCTCGACGACAACTATTACGAGGTGCTCGCCGGACTCACCTTAGAGTACTCGCTTGGCAGCCGAGCAAACCGCGCGGCCCATAAACAGTCCATCCTCAGTCGCAGCTTGGCCAACGAGGCGATCGCGAACCTGACGCGATTGATCCAGTTAGATGTGCGCTCCGCATATATAGAGGTGAACCGCGCCAAGGAGCAAGTAGCCGCTACTTTAGCCACTCGCCAGCTGAAGCAGGAGGTCCATAGGGCTGAGGTGGAGAAGTTCCGCGTCGGCAGATCGACCTCATTTTTAGTGGCTCAGGCGCAGCGAGACCTCGTTGAGAGTCAGATATCGGAGATAAGCTCTGTGGTGAATTACCTGAAGTCGCTTGTCGCGCTCTATCGGGTTGAGGGCTCATTGCTAGACAGAAGAGGGATTTTCGTCCCCGGCAAGGAGGCTGTTGGCCTGGAGTAA
- a CDS encoding efflux RND transporter permease subunit, protein MKLSRLAVHRPIFVIMVTLIVIILGSISLVRLPIDLMPDITYPTLSISTTYENATPEEIEELVTRPVEEAMSAVPGVKELTSVSVQGSSNVRVLFEWGTDLDPAANDIRDRLDRVIHHLPENAERPSLHKFDLASFPVLILGASSKLDPIQMRRIIDDQIQYRIERVPGVASVNVFGGLDREIHVDLYADKVKALGLSLNQILERIREGNVTVPAGEIDQGNLQISIRTRGEYTNLQELKDTVVATREGAPVQLKEIASVEDSWEKVTRLVRVDGESGVRLGIYKQSGKNTVDVARAALKEIERINADIPQIRLTPIIDTSDYIKRSISNVSTSAVYGGILAIFVLLFFLRNIRSTTVIATAIPISIIATFALMYFSGFTLNIMTLGGLALGIGMLLDNSIVVLENISRLRASGQSSEMAAVNGSEEVTAAIVASTLTTLVVFLPLIFVRGMAGVMFKQFSLVVSFALLCSLGVAVTLVPTLSARVLRSSSRGPAARVTLVQKISLLGGRVFDRMEAKYKQWLHFTLDHRAPVVVTATLALVASLVLGRFLGFELMPSTDEGEVRISAEMEVGTRLEVLDERFRAIEEIAKESVPEARSTVVTVGGSGWHGGGGYSADIRIALKPEAERSRSSEEIAADLRSKLVDIPGMIVRTRAGQGLFIFRMATAGLERLQVEIRGNDLFVAEALSEQVKRIVEKIDGVTDAKLSRESGSPEELIVVDRQKAADMKLSVSQIANMLQTTLSGTGAGEYREGGKEYRILVRLKDAEKLGLREILDLTLLNADGEPVVLRNVVQAQPRTAPVQIERKDQERIVTVSANISGRDMGSIVADMREALRSVPVPPGFSIVFGGDYEEQEKAFSELILSLILALVLVYMVMACQFESLRDPFVVMFSVPLAAIGVIIMLFLTGTTFNVQSFIGCIMLGGIVVNNAILLVDHTNLLRRRDGLALKDAIEEAGRRRLRPILMTALTTMLALVPLALGLGEGGEAQAPLARTVIGGLLSSTPITLFFVPIVYSVFERRRDGKQGKDEGGRMKDEKRSNV, encoded by the coding sequence ATGAAGCTATCTCGTCTCGCCGTTCATCGCCCCATTTTCGTGATCATGGTGACTCTGATCGTCATCATTCTGGGTAGTATCTCTTTGGTCCGGCTGCCCATTGACTTGATGCCCGACATTACTTATCCGACGCTCAGCATTTCCACCACTTACGAGAATGCCACGCCGGAGGAGATCGAAGAGCTCGTGACCCGTCCGGTGGAAGAGGCGATGAGTGCTGTGCCGGGTGTCAAAGAGCTGACCTCGGTGTCAGTGCAGGGCAGTTCCAACGTCAGGGTGCTGTTTGAATGGGGGACCGATCTGGACCCAGCGGCGAACGACATTCGTGACCGCCTCGACCGGGTAATACACCACCTCCCGGAGAACGCGGAAAGGCCGAGTCTGCACAAGTTCGACCTGGCGAGTTTTCCAGTTCTGATTCTCGGCGCCTCCAGCAAGTTGGACCCGATTCAGATGCGCAGGATCATAGACGACCAGATACAGTACAGGATCGAGCGGGTGCCCGGGGTCGCATCGGTCAATGTTTTTGGCGGATTGGATCGTGAGATCCACGTCGATCTTTACGCGGACAAGGTGAAGGCACTCGGGCTTTCACTCAATCAGATTCTGGAGCGGATTCGGGAGGGAAACGTCACAGTCCCTGCTGGAGAGATTGACCAGGGCAACCTCCAGATTTCAATCCGAACGCGGGGAGAATACACGAACCTCCAGGAACTAAAGGATACGGTGGTAGCGACTCGCGAGGGTGCACCGGTTCAGCTGAAAGAGATCGCTAGCGTGGAGGACTCCTGGGAGAAGGTCACGAGGCTCGTGCGGGTCGATGGCGAATCCGGCGTTCGCCTGGGGATTTACAAGCAGTCCGGGAAGAACACGGTTGACGTGGCGAGGGCTGCGCTCAAGGAAATCGAGCGCATCAACGCTGACATCCCTCAGATTCGACTGACGCCGATCATTGACACCTCTGACTATATCAAGCGCTCGATCTCAAACGTCAGCACGTCCGCGGTCTATGGCGGCATTCTAGCTATCTTTGTCCTTCTTTTCTTCCTCCGAAATATCCGCAGCACCACCGTAATCGCAACTGCAATACCCATCTCGATCATTGCCACGTTTGCGCTGATGTATTTTTCTGGCTTCACCTTGAACATCATGACGCTGGGCGGATTGGCGCTGGGAATAGGGATGTTGCTCGATAACTCGATCGTCGTACTGGAGAACATAAGTCGGCTGCGGGCCTCGGGCCAAAGCTCGGAAATGGCGGCCGTCAACGGTAGCGAGGAGGTCACCGCGGCCATAGTCGCTAGCACTTTGACGACGTTGGTGGTTTTTCTACCTCTGATCTTTGTCCGCGGCATGGCCGGTGTGATGTTCAAGCAGTTTTCGTTGGTGGTTAGCTTTGCTCTTCTTTGCTCCCTGGGGGTCGCCGTAACATTAGTGCCAACCCTATCGGCCAGAGTCCTGCGATCAAGCTCTCGAGGTCCTGCCGCACGAGTGACGCTCGTGCAGAAGATATCCCTTCTCGGCGGGCGAGTCTTCGATCGCATGGAGGCCAAATACAAGCAGTGGCTTCACTTCACACTCGACCATAGGGCACCTGTTGTCGTTACCGCCACGTTGGCTCTTGTCGCGAGCCTGGTCCTCGGGCGGTTTCTCGGGTTTGAGCTGATGCCCTCGACTGACGAGGGCGAGGTGCGTATAAGCGCAGAGATGGAGGTTGGAACCCGGCTGGAGGTTCTCGATGAGCGGTTTCGCGCCATTGAGGAGATTGCGAAGGAGTCGGTTCCGGAGGCCAGAAGCACCGTAGTGACCGTAGGGGGGAGCGGGTGGCATGGGGGGGGAGGCTATAGCGCAGATATTAGGATTGCCCTGAAGCCTGAGGCCGAGCGGTCGAGGTCCAGCGAGGAGATTGCGGCGGACCTTCGGAGCAAGCTCGTTGATATCCCTGGGATGATTGTGCGAACGCGGGCAGGGCAGGGTTTGTTCATTTTTCGAATGGCCACAGCTGGTCTTGAGAGGCTCCAGGTTGAGATAAGAGGCAATGACCTCTTTGTAGCGGAAGCTCTTTCCGAGCAGGTCAAGCGGATCGTAGAGAAGATAGATGGCGTTACGGACGCGAAGCTAAGTCGGGAGTCGGGCAGCCCCGAAGAACTCATCGTCGTCGATCGTCAAAAGGCCGCGGATATGAAGCTATCCGTCTCTCAGATCGCCAACATGCTTCAGACAACACTGTCCGGCACCGGAGCGGGCGAATATCGCGAGGGTGGTAAGGAGTACAGGATTCTCGTCCGGCTGAAGGACGCGGAGAAGCTTGGACTTCGCGAGATTCTTGATCTGACGCTGCTCAACGCTGATGGTGAGCCGGTCGTCCTACGCAACGTGGTCCAGGCCCAGCCGCGCACTGCTCCTGTGCAGATAGAGCGCAAGGATCAGGAACGGATTGTCACGGTATCGGCGAACATAAGCGGGCGGGATATGGGTTCGATAGTGGCTGACATGCGCGAGGCCCTCCGCTCTGTCCCGGTGCCCCCTGGGTTCAGCATCGTTTTTGGGGGCGACTATGAGGAACAGGAAAAGGCATTCTCGGAGCTTATATTGAGCCTTATCCTGGCCCTTGTGCTGGTCTATATGGTCATGGCCTGCCAGTTCGAGTCACTCCGAGACCCATTCGTAGTGATGTTCTCGGTCCCGCTGGCGGCAATCGGAGTCATCATAATGCTGTTTTTGACCGGCACGACGTTCAACGTTCAGTCCTTCATCGGCTGCATTATGCTTGGCGGCATAGTGGTCAACAACGCGATCCTTCTGGTTGACCATACGAATCTGCTTCGGCGCCGCGATGGCCTGGCCCTGAAAGACGCGATTGAGGAGGCCGGTCGGAGGCGGCTGCGCCCCATTCTGATGACGGCATTGACGACGATGCTTGCGCTCGTTCCGCTCGCCCTCGGGCTGGGTGAAGGCGGCGAGGCGCAGGCGCCGCTGGCCAGGACCGTGATTGGAGGACTTCTGAGTTCGACGCCCATAACGTTATTTTTCGTGCCGATAGTTTACTCCGTCTTCGAGCGCCGTCGGGATGGCAAGCAGGGGAAGGATGAAGGCGGAAGGATGAAGGATGAAAAGCGCTCTAATGTATGA
- a CDS encoding efflux RND transporter periplasmic adaptor subunit, whose product MKRAVVIIVCVLLGGLLVFRVVQKSLISGNGSGSRRAGAAVAVEVSPVRRATIQDIGRFSGSLIPKSQFVVAPKISGRLEKLLVNIGDRVKAGQLIAVLDDEEYKQQAEQSRAELDVARASREESVSNLEVAGREFERAQALRQKKIASESELDSASAHYSAQAAKNKLAQAQVAQKEAALKAAQVRLSYTEIRVSWEGVDESQVVGERFVDEGAMLAANSPIVSVLDDSVLTAVISVIERDYPKVRPGQEASVETDAFAGRSFSGKIARIAPLLKESSREARVEIEVPNDEGLLKPGMFVRVQIEFSRHEDAAVVPQVALVRRNGAQGVFLADTEGMKARFVPITVGIIEGELAEVLQPPLTGSVVTLGYHLLEDGSSIVLPGSDLDTNSGQGRTKQDSAQKTSGPTHGAGQ is encoded by the coding sequence GTGAAAAGGGCGGTAGTGATAATTGTTTGCGTTCTGCTTGGCGGCTTACTCGTCTTTCGGGTCGTGCAGAAATCTCTGATATCGGGAAATGGGTCCGGTTCTAGGCGAGCAGGTGCGGCAGTGGCGGTTGAGGTCAGCCCCGTAAGGAGAGCTACGATTCAAGATATCGGGCGGTTCTCGGGTTCCCTGATACCCAAATCACAGTTCGTAGTTGCTCCCAAGATCAGCGGCAGACTTGAGAAGCTCCTCGTCAACATTGGAGATCGGGTAAAGGCGGGTCAGTTGATTGCCGTTCTTGATGATGAGGAGTACAAGCAGCAGGCAGAGCAGTCGCGTGCGGAGCTGGATGTAGCCAGGGCCAGTCGAGAGGAGTCGGTAAGCAATCTTGAGGTGGCCGGGCGCGAGTTTGAGAGGGCGCAGGCCCTTCGTCAGAAGAAGATAGCCTCAGAGTCGGAATTAGATAGTGCGAGCGCACATTACAGTGCGCAAGCGGCCAAGAACAAGTTGGCACAAGCACAGGTGGCCCAGAAGGAGGCGGCCCTGAAAGCAGCGCAGGTGCGACTCTCATATACGGAGATACGGGTTTCCTGGGAGGGTGTCGATGAAAGCCAGGTAGTTGGGGAGCGGTTCGTTGACGAGGGGGCGATGCTTGCGGCCAACTCTCCCATTGTCTCCGTACTCGATGATTCTGTTCTGACCGCGGTGATCAGCGTGATCGAGCGAGATTACCCCAAGGTAAGACCTGGGCAGGAAGCGAGTGTCGAGACCGATGCGTTTGCCGGGCGTAGTTTCAGCGGCAAGATCGCCCGCATCGCTCCCCTGCTGAAAGAGTCGTCTCGCGAGGCGAGGGTCGAAATCGAGGTGCCGAACGATGAGGGGCTTCTCAAGCCTGGGATGTTCGTGCGCGTTCAGATCGAGTTTTCTCGCCACGAGGACGCCGCAGTGGTTCCCCAGGTTGCACTCGTTAGGCGCAACGGCGCACAAGGCGTTTTTCTGGCTGACACAGAGGGGATGAAGGCGCGATTCGTTCCCATAACCGTGGGCATCATTGAGGGTGAGCTGGCTGAGGTGCTCCAACCCCCACTCACCGGATCGGTCGTGACACTCGGGTATCATCTGCTTGAGGATGGGTCTTCAATCGTCTTGCCAGGCAGCGATTTGGACACGAACTCCGGGCAGGGAAGAACCAAGCAAGACTCCGCGCAGAAGACCAGCGGCCCCACTCACGGTGCGGGGCAATGA